In Gossypium arboreum isolate Shixiya-1 chromosome 5, ASM2569848v2, whole genome shotgun sequence, a single genomic region encodes these proteins:
- the LOC108453485 gene encoding proline transporter 2-like → MVPDNNRNEVEDYKLTVQVPETAHQVSTDSWLQAGFVLTTGVNSVFVLGYSGTIMVPLGWIGGIVGLLLATVLSLNANMLVAKLHEHGGKRHIRYRDLAAQIYGRRAYTITWAMQYINLFMINIGFLILGGSALKACFALFNYEHTMKLPYCIAITGFACTLFAISTPHLSALRVWLGCSTVLSLIYIIVACVLAAKDGANAPPRDYSIHGESSSRVFTTIGASANLVFAFNTGMLPEIQATVRQPAVKNTLKALYFQFTIGVVPMFAITFIGYWAYGASTSTYLLNSVSGPLWVKAAANISAFLQSIICLHIFASPTYEYLDTKFGIRGSALQLNSLSFRIAARGGYLVISTLVSALLPFLGDFESLTGALSTFPLTFILANHMYIVAKKDKLSTLQKFWHWLNVFIFALMSIAATIASLRLIAVDSKEYHVFADV, encoded by the exons ATGGTGCCTGACAACAATAGGAATGAGGTTGAGGATTATAAGTTAACTGTTCAAGTCCCTGAAACTGCCCATCAAGTTAGCACTG ATTCATGGCTCCAAGCCGGTTTTGTCTTGACAACTGGTGTTAACAGTGTATTTGTGTTGGGATATTCTGGGACAATCATGGTCCCTCTTGGTTGGATAGGAGGCATAGTCGGTTTGCTTTTAGCCACCGTGCTGTCGCTGAACGCCAACATGCTTGTTGCCAAGCTCCATGAACATGGGGGAAAGAGGCATATCAGATACAGAGATCTTGCAGCACAAATATACG GTAGGAGAGCCTATACTATTACATGGGCAATGCAATATATCAATCTGTTCATGATTAACATTGGGTTTCTCATTTTGGGTGGTTCTGCTTTAAAG GCTTGTTTTGCCCTTTTCAATTATGAGCACACCATGAAGCTTCCATACTGTATTGCCATAACTGGGTTTGCTTGTACTTTGTTTGCCATATCGACACCGCATCTGTCAGCTCTAAGAGTGTGGTTGGGATGTTCAACAGTTCTCAGTTTGATATATATTATCGTGGCATGTGTGCTTGCGGCTAAAGACG GAGCTAATGCACCACCCCGAGATTATAGCATACATGGGGAATCTTCTAGCAGAGTTTTTACAACTATAGGAGCATCTGCAAATCTTGTGTTTGCATTCAATACTGGAATGTTACCAGAAATACAG GCAACAGTGAGGCAGCCTGCAGTGAAGAACACGCTGAAAGCTTTGTACTTTCAGTTCACCATCGGAGTTGTACCGATGTTTGCCATTACCTTTATCGGCTACTGGGCTTACGGAGCTTCAACATCCACATACTTGCTTAATAGTGTAAGCGGTCCACTTTGGGTGAAGGCGGCTGCTAACATTTCTGCCTTCCTGCAATCCATCATTTGTTTGCAC ATATTTGCGAGTCCAACTTATGAGTATTTGGACACCAAGTTCGGCATTAGAGGAAGCGCCTTGCAGCTTAACAGCCTGTCCTTCAGAATTGCAGCAAGAGGCGGGTACCTCGTTATCAGTACACTGGTGTCGGCTCTTCTACCGTTCCTCGGAGATTTCGAAAGCCTTACGGGGGCATTGAGCACGTTTCCACTAACATTTATCCTAGCAAACCACATGTACATTGTGGCAAAGAAGGACAAACTGAGTACCTTGCAAAAGTTCTGGCATTGGCTCAATGTCTTTATCTTCGCTCTCATGTCCATTGCAGCAACGATTGCATCTTTGAGGCTCATAGCTGTTGATTCCAAAGAATACCATGTGTTTGCTGATGTGTGA